A genome region from Pseudodesulfovibrio alkaliphilus includes the following:
- a CDS encoding phosphoglycerate dehydrogenase, which translates to MRILANDGLVDEAVKYLKKEGFTVETEKRDEDDLISEIGSFDALLVRSATKVTRMVMEAGVRNGGRLKIVGRGGVGTDNIDLEAAKELGIIVKFAPNGNTNATAEHALGLMFAIARRVPFAHHTLMNGVWHKKRFGGVELFGKTLGIIGCGRIGQALAAKAGALGMKVIGFDMYRSIDAPLEYVDTIPELLQRSDFVSLHCGGCEVVIGEEELKIMKDTAFLVNASRGMNVSEDALYNALKTGAIAGAALDCYESEPKREGMPFECRLRELDNIVLSAHLGASTRNAGIRTGMEIAEVVTGYLRRGEFNNSVNVGQTVDDEGADVYTIFITHEDTPGMFGKFGTAMGELGVNIRESNSRRLGDHVQTVYIVHTQPGEAVREALNAIDGVSRVSF; encoded by the coding sequence ATGCGCATACTGGCCAATGACGGATTGGTGGACGAGGCCGTCAAGTATTTGAAAAAGGAAGGTTTTACTGTTGAAACCGAGAAACGCGACGAAGACGACCTGATCAGCGAGATCGGTTCCTTTGACGCGCTTCTGGTGCGCTCGGCCACCAAAGTCACCCGCATGGTGATGGAGGCGGGCGTTCGCAACGGCGGGCGGCTCAAGATAGTGGGCCGCGGCGGCGTTGGCACGGACAATATCGACCTTGAGGCCGCCAAGGAGCTCGGGATTATCGTCAAGTTCGCGCCCAACGGCAATACCAATGCCACGGCCGAGCACGCCCTGGGGCTGATGTTCGCCATCGCCCGGCGGGTGCCCTTTGCCCACCACACCCTGATGAACGGGGTCTGGCACAAGAAGCGGTTCGGCGGCGTGGAACTCTTCGGCAAGACTCTGGGCATCATCGGTTGCGGCCGTATCGGTCAGGCCCTGGCGGCCAAGGCGGGCGCCCTGGGCATGAAGGTCATCGGCTTTGACATGTACCGCTCCATCGACGCGCCGCTTGAGTATGTGGACACCATCCCCGAACTGCTCCAGCGCTCGGATTTCGTCAGCCTGCACTGCGGTGGTTGCGAGGTGGTCATTGGCGAGGAGGAGTTGAAGATCATGAAGGACACCGCCTTCCTGGTCAACGCCTCGCGGGGTATGAACGTGAGCGAGGATGCCCTGTACAACGCGCTCAAGACCGGAGCCATCGCCGGGGCCGCGCTCGACTGCTACGAATCCGAGCCCAAGCGCGAGGGAATGCCCTTTGAATGCCGCTTGCGCGAGCTCGACAACATCGTGCTCTCCGCCCACCTCGGGGCGTCCACCCGCAACGCGGGCATCCGCACCGGGATGGAGATCGCCGAGGTGGTCACGGGCTATCTGCGTCGCGGCGAGTTCAACAACTCGGTCAACGTCGGCCAGACCGTGGATGATGAGGGGGCGGATGTCTATACCATCTTCATCACCCATGAAGACACGCCGGGAATGTTCGGCAAGTTCGGCACGGCCATGGGCGAACTGGGCGTGAACATCCGCGAGAGCAATTCCCGCCGTCTGGGCGACCATGTCCAGACCGTGTACATCGTGCACACCCAGCCGGGCGAGGCGGTGCGGGAGGCTCTGAACGCCATTGATGGCGTCAGCCGGGTTTCTTTCTAG
- a CDS encoding glycosyltransferase family 9 protein: MKSSSAAMPGVVFRLGHLGDVALTTGVLAHWHAVRGDTFVFVTRTANAPLFDNHPAVVRVVGLEDRHLRDAWPATARELAREFARHELIDLHGTLRSRVLGWLWRGPVRRYPKQGITRRLFGLSRLDRLRIKLEATTVPQRYALARDSDAPEAAVITPRLFLTEAELAGADERLTGMNRHKPRIALHPYATHPAKQWPRGHWQELTRLLTAAGMGWFVVGRDAAPLVRDNRRDYTNATSLRETCALMARADLLITADSGPMHLAGGVGTPAAALFGPTVRAWGFFPAGAHDRIIEADLDCRPCSLHGGKPCAKAQACLTTIRPEAVMAVVRQMLAGKKA; encoded by the coding sequence ATGAAATCCTCTAGCGCGGCGATGCCCGGTGTCGTCTTTCGCCTGGGTCATCTTGGTGATGTGGCCCTGACCACCGGGGTGCTCGCCCACTGGCACGCCGTCAGGGGCGACACCTTTGTCTTCGTCACCCGGACGGCCAACGCGCCCCTGTTCGATAATCATCCCGCCGTGGTCCGCGTCGTCGGCCTCGAAGACCGTCACCTCAGGGATGCGTGGCCCGCCACGGCACGCGAGCTGGCCCGGGAGTTCGCCCGCCACGAGTTGATCGACCTGCACGGCACCCTGCGTTCGCGGGTGCTCGGTTGGTTGTGGCGCGGCCCGGTGCGCCGCTATCCCAAACAGGGGATCACGCGGCGGCTCTTCGGCTTGAGCCGCTTGGACCGATTGCGGATAAAACTCGAGGCCACCACCGTGCCCCAGCGTTACGCCCTGGCCCGTGATTCCGACGCGCCCGAGGCAGCCGTCATCACCCCGCGCCTCTTCCTGACCGAGGCCGAACTGGCCGGGGCCGACGAGCGCCTGACGGGCATGAACCGGCACAAGCCGCGTATCGCCCTGCATCCCTACGCCACTCATCCGGCCAAGCAGTGGCCACGCGGGCACTGGCAGGAGCTGACCCGCCTGCTGACTGCGGCGGGCATGGGCTGGTTCGTGGTCGGGCGTGATGCAGCGCCTCTGGTCCGGGACAATCGGCGGGACTACACCAACGCCACCAGCCTGCGCGAGACCTGCGCCCTCATGGCACGGGCCGATCTGCTGATAACGGCCGACTCCGGACCCATGCACCTGGCCGGCGGCGTGGGCACGCCCGCGGCCGCGCTTTTCGGTCCCACCGTACGCGCCTGGGGGTTCTTCCCGGCGGGGGCGCACGACCGGATCATCGAGGCCGATCTCGACTGCCGCCCCTGCTCACTGCACGGAGGCAAACCCTGCGCCAAGGCCCAGGCATGTCTGACCACCATCCGCCCCGAGGCGGTCATGGCCGTGGTCCGGCAGATGCTCGCCGGAAAGAAAGCCTAG
- a CDS encoding nicotinate-nicotinamide nucleotide adenylyltransferase produces the protein MKIGILGGSFNPVHVGHARAAIEVLERLGLDRVELVPAKRPPHKEGADILPFDLRMELVGRAIEGIPGLGSNPLEGARPGPSFTCDTLTCFRAEQPESEIFFILGASTFLDLPSWRRGLEIPSMASLAVVNRWEAADKVAGFIESQWPEARREADDTWTFPGGRIVRVLDIPRLDIKGGHIRRRWLERRSLRYLVPPGVEALLEERDDEVAVYWGKRA, from the coding sequence ATGAAGATCGGCATCCTCGGCGGCAGCTTCAACCCCGTCCATGTGGGCCATGCGCGCGCGGCCATAGAAGTCCTGGAACGGCTCGGGCTGGACCGGGTCGAACTGGTCCCGGCCAAGCGGCCGCCCCACAAGGAAGGCGCGGATATCCTGCCCTTTGACTTGCGCATGGAGCTTGTGGGCCGGGCCATCGAGGGCATCCCAGGGCTCGGCTCCAACCCGCTTGAGGGGGCGCGGCCCGGCCCTTCGTTCACCTGCGACACCCTGACCTGTTTCCGGGCGGAGCAGCCCGAGTCCGAGATATTCTTCATCCTGGGCGCATCCACTTTCCTTGATCTGCCATCCTGGCGGCGCGGGCTGGAAATCCCGTCCATGGCCTCCCTGGCCGTGGTCAACCGCTGGGAGGCGGCCGACAAGGTGGCGGGATTCATCGAATCCCAGTGGCCCGAGGCCAGGCGCGAGGCTGACGACACCTGGACCTTCCCAGGCGGCCGAATCGTGCGTGTGCTGGACATCCCCCGCCTCGACATCAAGGGCGGGCACATCCGCCGCCGCTGGCTCGAGCGCCGCTCCCTGCGCTACCTCGTGCCGCCGGGCGTGGAGGCCCTGCTCGAAGAGCGGGACGACGAAGTGGCCGTCTACTGGGGCAAACGGGCCTGA
- a CDS encoding pyridoxal-phosphate-dependent aminotransferase family protein — MNTPNFAPLKLFITGPTYIRDDVKQAALLPEFGHRDSENDLRFAPIRENLRILAGAGDAYEPVLFLGSGSTAMEASIRSLVAENETLLNVSVGAFGDHYFNIAVANGKKAENLKFEYGQAIDLTVLEAKLRELKPAVVSFTHNETSTGVTNDMKSVCAMIRKHGAMPLVDGVSIFGGADLDLINSGAAMYSTATQKSLALPAGFGIGFISREAEEKAKAVTCKGHTTDITKQLERARKNQTLTTPNCTLANQMFVQLERIVKEEGVAARFARHIEMRGMVEAWAARLNGFEMFAPEGYRSPTVSAVLCPAGVSAAQLKKGVKESLRGQGYLMDPGYGKLNAALEAEGRRLVIRIGHMGDIMPDMLADYLGKLEAELKKL, encoded by the coding sequence ATGAACACCCCAAATTTTGCACCCCTGAAACTCTTCATCACCGGCCCGACGTATATTCGCGACGATGTCAAGCAGGCCGCGCTGCTGCCCGAGTTCGGGCATCGCGACAGCGAGAACGACCTGCGTTTCGCTCCCATCCGGGAAAATCTGCGGATACTGGCCGGGGCGGGCGACGCCTATGAGCCGGTCCTCTTCCTGGGGTCCGGCTCCACGGCCATGGAGGCGTCCATCCGCTCGCTGGTGGCCGAGAACGAGACCCTGCTCAACGTCTCGGTGGGCGCGTTTGGCGACCATTACTTCAATATCGCGGTGGCCAACGGCAAGAAGGCCGAGAATCTCAAGTTCGAATACGGTCAGGCCATCGACCTGACCGTGCTTGAGGCGAAACTGCGCGAACTCAAGCCTGCGGTGGTCTCCTTCACCCACAACGAGACCTCAACCGGCGTGACCAACGACATGAAGTCGGTCTGCGCCATGATCCGCAAGCACGGGGCCATGCCCCTGGTGGACGGCGTGTCCATCTTCGGCGGGGCGGACCTTGATCTGATCAATTCCGGGGCGGCCATGTACTCCACGGCCACCCAGAAATCCCTGGCCCTGCCCGCTGGGTTCGGCATTGGCTTCATCAGCCGCGAGGCCGAGGAAAAGGCAAAGGCCGTGACCTGCAAGGGCCACACCACGGACATCACCAAGCAGCTGGAGCGCGCCCGCAAGAACCAGACCCTGACCACGCCCAACTGCACCCTGGCCAACCAGATGTTCGTGCAGCTGGAGCGCATCGTCAAGGAAGAGGGCGTGGCCGCCCGTTTTGCCCGGCATATTGAGATGCGCGGCATGGTCGAGGCCTGGGCGGCCCGTCTCAACGGATTCGAGATGTTCGCACCCGAGGGCTATCGTTCGCCCACGGTGTCCGCCGTGCTCTGCCCGGCCGGCGTGAGTGCTGCCCAGCTGAAGAAGGGCGTCAAGGAGTCGCTGCGCGGCCAGGGCTACCTTATGGACCCGGGCTACGGCAAGCTCAACGCGGCCCTGGAGGCCGAGGGCCGCAGGCTGGTCATCCGCATCGGCCACATGGGCGACATCATGCCCGACATGCTGGCCGATTATCTCGGCAAGCTCGAAGCCGAACTGAAGAAACTTTAG
- a CDS encoding DUF362 domain-containing protein — MRKNPPQPMVAMIHLPGYAPVRLGDAVARLLEASGLGLTPGIRVLVKPNLVAARNARHCTTHPGVVRAVCAYLLDGGARVTVADSPAFGPAGQVARASGLAEAVAGLGLKVTTLSRPVPIPLTRGGSIGLSRDALEVDAILNLPKLKVHCQMVMSGAVKNLFGCVVGFRKAVAHHTMGDDRDMFTAMLMDVYTALPRTHHLMDGVETLHRDGPTGGVPFPLGLLAASDCGVALDTAAYTIFGLDPDQVPLWREAMSRDMAGAVPLGLAYPLDTPERFDPAGFLMAPQRALKFEPMRLLKGRVRSLLKHFTKS, encoded by the coding sequence ATGAGGAAAAACCCGCCCCAGCCCATGGTCGCCATGATCCATCTGCCCGGCTACGCCCCGGTCCGGCTCGGCGACGCCGTGGCCCGGCTGCTCGAGGCAAGCGGCCTGGGCCTGACGCCAGGCATTCGCGTCCTGGTCAAGCCCAACCTCGTGGCCGCCAGAAACGCCCGCCACTGCACCACCCATCCCGGCGTGGTCAGGGCCGTCTGCGCATATCTGCTTGATGGCGGTGCCAGGGTGACGGTGGCCGACTCCCCGGCCTTTGGCCCGGCAGGCCAGGTGGCCCGCGCCTCGGGGCTGGCCGAAGCCGTGGCCGGACTGGGCCTGAAGGTGACAACCTTGAGCCGCCCGGTGCCGATCCCCCTGACACGGGGCGGCAGCATCGGCCTCTCGCGGGACGCCCTTGAGGTGGACGCCATTCTCAACCTGCCCAAGCTCAAGGTTCACTGCCAGATGGTCATGTCCGGCGCGGTCAAGAACCTCTTCGGCTGCGTGGTCGGATTTCGCAAGGCCGTGGCCCATCACACCATGGGCGACGACCGTGATATGTTCACCGCCATGCTCATGGATGTGTACACTGCCCTGCCCCGGACACACCACCTCATGGACGGAGTGGAGACCCTGCACCGCGACGGTCCCACCGGGGGCGTCCCCTTTCCCTTGGGCCTGCTGGCCGCGTCCGACTGCGGAGTTGCCCTCGATACCGCCGCCTACACCATTTTCGGCCTTGACCCCGACCAGGTGCCCCTGTGGCGCGAGGCCATGAGCCGGGACATGGCCGGGGCAGTTCCCCTCGGCCTCGCCTACCCCCTGGACACCCCGGAGCGGTTCGACCCGGCCGGATTCCTCATGGCACCCCAACGCGCCCTGAAATTCGAACCGATGCGCCTGCTCAAGGGACGGGTGCGCAGCCTGTTGAAACACTTCACGAAATCCTGA
- a CDS encoding ABC transporter ATP-binding protein: MRSCDNCLIELRDATVTRGASRLLGPISWQLRRGRHAAVIGDNGSGKTTLLKLLRGELATDQTPGQTQTRTYDFGHGPQSSPIGLRQRIGLVSSDMQDFYFLHARRATARSVILAGLFDTPLLYDEPTEAQRAMAGAVIHELGIGHLAGREMGTLSTGQTRMVLVARALATGPEVLLLDECLEGLDAAAHREVLALIDAASARSTLVCVAHRAGDVPGCVERFTILEGGQVKAEGDRQTALQVLADEPAGLAACDLPTRQSVQPSAAGYPFLVRMDNVSVVVGGTRILHSVHWQVLPGECWAVVGPNGAGKSSLLRLITSELAPYADDAGNGTGTVERLGGMSMDQARSRLGVVSPALQAGYARELGWEVTALETVLSGFRGSVGMLDQPTGNELLAAREWLARVGLAHLAGRSLRRMSYGQQRRVFLARAMAPGPDVLLLDEPLSGLDAPSRALVRRVLDRLAGAGVPFILISHNEADMIGAVNRVLALDAGRVVFSGTREEHERLRGS, encoded by the coding sequence ATGCGCTCTTGTGACAACTGCCTTATCGAGCTGCGCGACGCCACGGTCACGCGTGGCGCATCCCGCTTGCTCGGCCCCATCTCATGGCAACTCAGGCGAGGCCGCCACGCCGCGGTCATCGGGGATAACGGCTCGGGGAAGACCACGCTGCTCAAGCTTCTGCGCGGGGAATTGGCGACCGACCAGACTCCGGGCCAGACCCAGACCCGGACCTACGACTTCGGCCACGGTCCCCAATCCTCGCCCATCGGTCTGCGCCAGCGCATCGGACTGGTCTCCTCGGACATGCAGGATTTTTACTTTCTCCATGCCCGCCGGGCCACGGCCCGTTCCGTGATCCTGGCCGGACTCTTTGACACCCCGTTGCTCTACGACGAGCCGACCGAGGCCCAGCGGGCCATGGCCGGGGCGGTCATCCACGAACTCGGCATCGGCCATCTGGCGGGCCGGGAGATGGGCACTCTTTCCACCGGGCAGACGCGCATGGTCCTCGTTGCCCGCGCCCTGGCTACCGGGCCGGAAGTGCTCCTGCTCGACGAATGTCTGGAGGGGCTCGACGCCGCAGCGCATCGGGAGGTGCTGGCCCTGATCGACGCGGCTTCGGCCCGGTCCACCCTGGTTTGCGTGGCCCACCGGGCGGGCGACGTGCCGGGGTGCGTCGAGCGGTTCACGATACTTGAAGGCGGGCAGGTGAAGGCCGAGGGCGACCGCCAGACGGCCCTGCAGGTTCTGGCCGACGAACCGGCCGGGCTGGCCGCCTGCGACTTGCCTACGCGGCAGTCCGTCCAGCCTTCGGCTGCCGGGTATCCTTTTCTGGTGCGTATGGATAACGTCAGCGTGGTCGTTGGCGGCACGCGCATCCTGCACTCCGTCCATTGGCAGGTGCTTCCCGGCGAGTGCTGGGCCGTGGTCGGTCCCAACGGGGCGGGCAAGTCGAGCCTGCTGCGGTTGATCACCTCGGAGCTGGCTCCCTATGCCGACGATGCCGGGAACGGAACCGGGACGGTCGAGCGCTTGGGCGGCATGTCCATGGATCAGGCGCGATCGCGGCTCGGTGTGGTTTCGCCCGCGCTTCAGGCCGGATACGCTCGGGAGCTGGGCTGGGAAGTGACCGCGCTGGAAACCGTGCTTTCGGGCTTTCGGGGCAGCGTGGGCATGCTCGACCAACCCACGGGCAACGAGCTGCTCGCCGCTCGCGAGTGGTTGGCGCGGGTGGGATTGGCCCATCTGGCCGGGCGCTCCCTGCGGCGCATGTCCTATGGGCAGCAGCGGCGGGTTTTTCTGGCCCGGGCCATGGCTCCGGGGCCGGACGTGCTCCTGCTCGACGAGCCGCTGTCAGGGTTGGATGCACCCTCGCGAGCCCTTGTGCGCCGGGTGTTGGACAGACTGGCCGGGGCCGGGGTGCCCTTCATCCTCATCTCCCACAATGAGGCCGACATGATCGGGGCTGTGAACCGCGTCCTGGCGCTTGATGCGGGCCGGGTGGTCTTTTCCGGCACCCGCGAGGAGCATGAGAGGCTTCGGGGTTCGTGA
- a CDS encoding cold-shock protein has product MRREGKVTWFNDKKGFGFITGDDGVDVFVHYTEIVRDGFQSLEPGERVAYAVTDEEIAPKAVDVHLVEEGGRRTLL; this is encoded by the coding sequence GTGCGGCGCGAAGGCAAAGTGACCTGGTTCAACGACAAGAAGGGATTCGGCTTCATTACCGGCGACGATGGAGTGGATGTCTTCGTCCACTACACAGAGATCGTGCGCGACGGCTTCCAGAGCCTGGAGCCGGGCGAGCGCGTCGCTTACGCCGTGACCGACGAGGAGATCGCCCCCAAGGCCGTGGACGTTCACCTGGTCGAAGAAGGTGGGCGCCGGACGCTGCTGTAG
- the hypF gene encoding carbamoyltransferase HypF: MSLLSRHRFIVTGQVQGVGFRPFVYRIASANSVTGTVNNSSQGVVIEVQGTAAQVEAFGFDLTETLPPLARVVSLHSEPVEPVEGENGFTILKSTDGAGHSVLISADVATCPDCMADISNPGNRRHRYPFTNCTNCGPRYTITRSIPYDRPMTSMACFPQCPECQAEYDDPLDRRFHAQPNACPACGPEVWLADPAGTTLARGDEAIRELARSLAQGNIAAVKGLGGFHLVCDAASDRAVAELRRRKHRPDKPLAIMTSDLEAARRLASLIPAEEQWLTGIRRPIVLAAKREPSPVSALIAPNTNFLGVMLPYTPLHHILLETFATASGHETPALIMTSGNLSSEPIALGNREALARLYGLADVFLLHNRDILIRTDDSVVRVNPDTAGPILLRRARGFAPEPVFLAKSGPTVLGTGPELKCTLTLTKGDLAFPSQHIGDMANLESLAFYREILDHMQDILRVTPTLIVRDLHPDYMTSTLADDLGQRLDIPILKLQHHVAHIHAVLAENRFNDPVIGLALDGTGLGEDGTIWGGECLLVDPQSLEHQRLAHFAQIRLPGGEAAVRQPWRIAQAALWELGVTESGAYHWPWLDRFGQESAFLPQMLTRGINSPRTSSCGRLFDAMAALCGLCSTISYEGQAAILLEKAQDMTETGAYPCPLKSADPVSLNTLELVAAALGDLNRGTSVGKVARRFHLGLIRGLTEMAFAFSTLLDTHHVALSGGVMQNLTLATELPRALESAGLIPLIHHHLPPNDGCISLGQAVWGQRRMLLDG; the protein is encoded by the coding sequence ATGTCCTTGCTCTCGCGCCACCGCTTCATCGTTACCGGCCAGGTGCAGGGGGTCGGATTCCGGCCCTTCGTCTACCGCATAGCCTCGGCCAACTCGGTCACGGGCACGGTCAACAACTCGAGCCAGGGCGTGGTCATCGAGGTGCAGGGCACTGCCGCCCAGGTGGAAGCCTTCGGCTTTGACCTGACCGAGACCCTGCCGCCCCTGGCCCGCGTCGTCAGCCTGCATTCCGAGCCGGTGGAGCCGGTGGAAGGCGAAAACGGATTCACCATCCTCAAGTCCACGGACGGGGCAGGACACTCGGTGCTCATCAGCGCGGACGTGGCCACCTGCCCGGACTGCATGGCCGACATCTCCAACCCCGGCAACCGTCGCCACCGCTACCCCTTCACCAACTGCACCAACTGCGGACCGCGCTACACCATCACCCGGTCCATCCCCTATGACCGGCCCATGACCTCCATGGCCTGCTTCCCCCAGTGCCCCGAATGCCAGGCCGAGTACGACGATCCGCTGGACCGCCGCTTCCACGCCCAGCCCAACGCCTGCCCGGCCTGCGGTCCCGAGGTGTGGCTGGCCGACCCGGCCGGGACCACCCTGGCCCGTGGCGACGAGGCCATCCGCGAGCTGGCCCGTTCCCTGGCACAGGGAAACATCGCGGCGGTCAAGGGGCTGGGCGGCTTTCACCTGGTCTGCGACGCAGCGTCGGACCGGGCCGTGGCCGAACTGCGCCGCCGCAAGCACCGGCCGGACAAGCCCCTGGCCATCATGACCTCCGACCTGGAGGCGGCCCGGCGTCTGGCCAGCCTGATCCCGGCCGAAGAGCAGTGGCTGACCGGCATCCGCCGCCCCATCGTCCTGGCCGCCAAGCGGGAGCCGTCGCCAGTATCCGCCCTGATCGCACCAAACACCAACTTTCTCGGGGTGATGCTCCCCTACACGCCGCTGCACCACATCCTGCTCGAGACCTTCGCCACCGCGAGCGGCCACGAAACGCCCGCCCTGATCATGACCTCCGGCAACCTCTCGTCCGAGCCCATCGCCCTGGGCAACCGCGAGGCCCTGGCCCGATTGTACGGGCTGGCGGACGTGTTCCTTCTCCACAACCGCGACATCCTCATACGCACCGACGACTCGGTGGTGCGGGTCAACCCGGATACCGCAGGACCCATACTCCTTCGCCGGGCGCGGGGTTTCGCGCCCGAGCCGGTGTTTCTGGCCAAGTCCGGCCCCACAGTGCTCGGCACCGGGCCGGAACTGAAATGCACCCTGACCCTGACCAAGGGCGACCTCGCCTTTCCCAGCCAGCACATCGGCGACATGGCCAACCTCGAATCCCTGGCCTTTTACAGGGAAATCCTCGACCACATGCAGGACATCCTGCGCGTGACGCCGACCCTCATCGTGCGCGACCTGCACCCGGACTACATGACCAGCACCCTGGCCGACGATCTGGGACAGCGGCTGGACATCCCGATCCTGAAGCTCCAGCACCACGTGGCCCATATCCACGCCGTGCTGGCAGAAAACCGCTTCAACGACCCGGTCATCGGGCTGGCGCTGGACGGCACCGGCCTTGGCGAGGACGGAACCATCTGGGGAGGCGAGTGTCTGCTGGTGGACCCGCAAAGCCTGGAGCATCAACGCCTGGCGCATTTCGCCCAGATCCGGCTGCCCGGCGGCGAGGCCGCGGTGCGCCAACCGTGGCGCATTGCCCAAGCCGCCCTATGGGAACTTGGCGTGACGGAGTCCGGGGCATATCACTGGCCGTGGCTCGATCGATTCGGCCAGGAGAGCGCCTTTCTGCCGCAGATGCTGACCCGGGGCATCAACTCGCCGCGCACCAGCAGCTGCGGCCGCCTCTTCGACGCCATGGCCGCCCTGTGCGGACTGTGTTCGACCATCTCCTACGAGGGTCAGGCCGCCATCCTTCTCGAAAAGGCCCAGGACATGACTGAAACCGGGGCCTATCCCTGCCCGCTCAAATCGGCGGACCCGGTCTCGCTGAACACTCTGGAACTGGTGGCCGCCGCCCTCGGCGACCTGAACCGGGGAACATCGGTGGGCAAGGTGGCCCGCCGCTTCCACCTTGGACTAATCCGCGGACTGACCGAAATGGCCTTCGCCTTCTCCACCCTGCTCGATACCCACCATGTGGCCCTGTCGGGCGGGGTGATGCAGAATCTGACCCTGGCCACCGAACTGCCCCGAGCCCTGGAGAGCGCCGGACTCATCCCCCTCATCCACCACCACCTTCCGCCCAACGACGGGTGCATCTCGCTTGGGCAGGCCGTCTGGGGCCAGCGCCGGATGCTGCTGGACGGATAG
- a CDS encoding glycosyltransferase: MDTPETSAPPGLDEAAAPPAAWAGILPTFRERFSGWHLGMGTPDVLAGLLRGLAALGASEPGCHDTARAMGLWGAQAYPLSASLAASMPPDAVADHPALHALLARLADTPPPEQADREAAATWHTLVRGNDHELTLRFLTLTLRDPLRWPAWLRHCWQDLLFLNRPDLAEAALDMVPWDAPSLPLKARLTAELAFHSQPPDKALPLVAALDPAQWGLWRIQAGSELLLRLGEAERGRDLLATLWRAIPWHVNLTLKLHALYAQPIRETNDEETSSVAVLLYSWNKADLLASTLESLAASQLGQARIFVLDNGSADHTPQVLEQARNLFHRPSGGPALHVTTLPVNVGAPAARNWLLSLPEVRPMTWAAFLDDDVILPQDWLMKLLGAAREHGGADRIGAVGCRITSATAPHGLQSADYNLFPRPPKAPEPGALPNRVAIFDNCTGSPDTGLFTYVRPCLSVSGCCHLVSMAAIARAGGFDLRFTPSQFDDLDRDLRSALAGMPALYAGNLAVRHVQHSSLAKAQTLRQTGHVMGNKLKLDTKHSDEELAGLARDTSRMLWDDLAAKHDTLVDRLGRNA, from the coding sequence ATGGACACGCCGGAAACCTCTGCCCCTCCGGGCCTCGACGAAGCCGCCGCTCCCCCGGCCGCGTGGGCCGGAATCCTGCCCACCTTCCGGGAGCGCTTTTCAGGCTGGCATCTGGGCATGGGCACTCCAGACGTTCTGGCCGGACTGCTGCGGGGCCTCGCCGCCCTTGGGGCCAGCGAGCCCGGATGCCACGACACGGCCAGGGCAATGGGCCTGTGGGGAGCGCAGGCATACCCCCTTTCGGCCTCCCTTGCGGCGTCCATGCCCCCGGACGCTGTTGCCGATCATCCCGCCCTGCACGCGCTTCTGGCCCGGCTGGCCGACACCCCGCCGCCCGAGCAGGCGGACAGGGAGGCCGCCGCCACCTGGCACACCCTGGTCAGGGGCAACGACCACGAACTGACCCTGCGCTTTCTGACCCTGACCCTGCGCGACCCGCTCCGCTGGCCCGCATGGCTCCGCCACTGCTGGCAGGATCTGCTCTTTCTGAACCGACCGGATCTGGCCGAAGCCGCCCTGGACATGGTCCCCTGGGACGCTCCCTCATTGCCTCTCAAGGCGCGGCTGACGGCCGAACTGGCCTTCCATTCGCAGCCGCCCGACAAGGCGCTGCCCCTGGTGGCTGCCCTGGACCCCGCCCAATGGGGGCTCTGGCGCATCCAGGCGGGCAGCGAGCTGCTGCTGCGCCTCGGAGAAGCGGAAAGGGGACGCGATCTCCTGGCCACGCTCTGGCGGGCCATCCCCTGGCATGTCAATCTGACCCTCAAGCTGCACGCCCTTTACGCCCAACCGATCCGGGAAACGAACGACGAGGAGACCTCCTCCGTGGCCGTGCTGCTGTACTCGTGGAACAAGGCGGACCTGCTGGCCTCCACCCTGGAGAGCCTGGCCGCCAGCCAACTGGGACAGGCGCGGATATTTGTCCTGGACAACGGGTCCGCGGACCATACCCCCCAGGTGCTCGAGCAGGCCAGAAACCTCTTCCATCGGCCAAGCGGCGGCCCGGCCCTGCATGTGACCACCCTGCCGGTCAACGTGGGCGCTCCGGCGGCTCGAAACTGGCTGCTCTCCCTGCCCGAGGTGCGCCCCATGACCTGGGCCGCCTTCCTGGACGACGATGTGATCCTGCCCCAGGACTGGCTGATGAAGCTGCTGGGCGCGGCGCGGGAGCACGGCGGCGCGGACCGCATCGGGGCCGTGGGCTGCCGCATCACCTCGGCCACCGCGCCCCACGGGCTGCAATCGGCGGACTACAATCTCTTCCCCAGACCGCCCAAAGCCCCGGAACCGGGCGCACTGCCCAACCGGGTGGCCATCTTCGACAACTGCACGGGCTCGCCGGACACCGGGCTATTCACCTATGTCCGGCCCTGCCTGTCGGTTTCGGGCTGCTGTCACCTCGTGTCCATGGCGGCCATTGCCAGGGCGGGCGGCTTTGACCTGCGCTTCACCCCTTCCCAGTTCGACGATCTGGACCGCGACCTGCGCTCGGCCCTGGCCGGGATGCCCGCCCTGTACGCCGGAAACCTGGCCGTGCGCCACGTCCAGCATTCCAGTCTGGCCAAGGCCCAGACCCTGCGCCAGACCGGCCACGTCATGGGCAACAAGCTCAAGCTCGACACCAAGCACTCGGACGAGGAACTGGCCGGACTGGCCCGCGATACCTCCCGGATGCTCTGGGACGACCTCGCTGCAAAGCACGACACCCTGGTTGACCGGCTCGGCCGCAATGCTTAG